The genomic window AGCAATCTCAAAACGGGTCTTTGAGACGCCAACTATCTGTGGTGCAAGCTGAATTGAACGCCTTGAAACAGGCTCGTCCAGTTGAACATTCAGTGGCGGGTGCAAATGCTGTTGCTGCCACTCTTCAAACTCAATCGGCTCCTCATACACCAGTGGATTCTGTGTCATCTAGAGCTATTGCTGgagattcttcttctcagcCAGCAGAACAATACACAGACACCGGTACTCCGGTCCTACgtgatattgaagatattgCGGTTTATGGTATAGAATACAATGACTCTCCTGCAGAAGATAACGCAGAATTAAATGCTGAtaaattggaagaaaagccaATGACTGCAGCTGTGGAACAAGATCAAGCAACTGTAGCTTTGGACGAACATGCATTGAGAGAACGCGAGCTGAAACTTCGCAGAAAAGAATTGGAACtacaagaaagagagctACGattacaaaagaagcaatCACAAACGATGCTTAAccaaaagttcaacaatGTTCAAAATAAAAGTGCTATGGCTGCAAACGAATATCCAGCCCAATATTCTAGTCAAATGCAAATGCCTAATAGAAAAGCGCATAGTCAGTCTGCATATATGGGAAAACCATCCCAAGGCATGCCAGGTCAATATATCCCACCTGCTTCGCAGCCACCACAGATGCGTCCACATGTAAACACCGCCCTTCCTGCCATGGGGCATGCTCCAATGAATAACAACGGAGCAAGGCCATTGAACGGCGTTGGTCTGCCTCATCTAGGTTTGGATGGTGCTGCACAGATTGGAGGCAACGGATATGCACCAAAGACATTCCAAAAAACCAGTAGAAAGAATAGACGTAGCAATATGCCTATGCTAAGGAATCCATCTAATACAATGCTAAACGATTACAGCATGCCAACCGGTCCACAATCCCTTCAACCAGGTCAGCAAAGATACAATTCTATGTCAAGTAACATACCTCAGTTGTCAACTCATTACCATGGCGGTTCGATGCCGAGATTAAATAACCCAAACCCAAACGCTATGAGAGCATCTTCTCAGGGACAAATAAGTTCGTTGCCAACCCAAcctcaacaacaatatcaaCCTGTTCCAAACGGAATGAGGCAAATCAGTACTAGTACAATGATAGATGAGGGTGTCTCTACATCTTCCGTTGTGCAAAGGCCACCAAATGGTATCCCACAACAGAATCAAATCCAAACTCAAAACcaagatcaacaagaaagaTCGAACTCAAATTCGAATTCTAATGAACATTCTACGTCACCACCATTATTAGACTCTGATGTATCTTCCAACAACCAcccatcttcttcagaattGAACACATCTTCAGTTGATCTCCAAGACAAGCAACTTGCGGAATcaaacgaaaagaaaaataaagaagagatcAAAAAGTCCAAATTCTCCTTCTTTCactcaaagaaaaaataatatacaaCTAATATACAATAGACACCATGAATTAATATCAACCTAGAATGTGTACAACGAAAACTAAATCATCTCataaaaatacaaaaaataaacaatcagaaaattcaaaaaaaattgattcATTAAAAACATTCGAGTAGCATCTATATACTCCGCATACCCTTGTATAAACACGTTGTAATTATG from Kluyveromyces marxianus DMKU3-1042 DNA, complete genome, chromosome 6 includes these protein-coding regions:
- the SVL3 gene encoding Svl3p; the encoded protein is MSNTKIFIESTGFVQLEPFIRMSISSPQVKVFSLMSDYDIREVSPENYVQFNPNSSGKQTIYIGETGSLKSQPGSSSYPKPITSLLTTFHSLFLKLFPDDAIDTCNFLPLDFLTQQWKLAIPRVCFDPLLILFEEFSPSLLHQQILAKPLISGLITEIITLTRTMGIKLPSGYDTESDLLKRWVAGNGQGYPSLLYHFEHKTAPLDIDLLLLQPILLADDFTIKTPYLEFLYSMMCQFKKLNNDESKLFTRATTVSKLQEEVSKLSLLNSSFQEKEASFAEELNQTKENLQRDIVTRDTQLSVLREQLKQEQSQNGSLRRQLSVVQAELNALKQARPVEHSVAGANAVAATLQTQSAPHTPVDSVSSRAIAGDSSSQPAEQYTDTGTPVLRDIEDIAVYGIEYNDSPAEDNAELNADKLEEKPMTAAVEQDQATVALDEHALRERELKLRRKELELQERELRLQKKQSQTMLNQKFNNVQNKSAMAANEYPAQYSSQMQMPNRKAHSQSAYMGKPSQGMPGQYIPPASQPPQMRPHVNTALPAMGHAPMNNNGARPLNGVGLPHLGLDGAAQIGGNGYAPKTFQKTSRKNRRSNMPMLRNPSNTMLNDYSMPTGPQSLQPGQQRYNSMSSNIPQLSTHYHGGSMPRLNNPNPNAMRASSQGQISSLPTQPQQQYQPVPNGMRQISTSTMIDEGVSTSSVVQRPPNGIPQQNQIQTQNQDQQERSNSNSNSNEHSTSPPLLDSDVSSNNHPSSSELNTSSVDLQDKQLAESNEKKNKEEIKKSKFSFFHSKKK